A stretch of the Macaca mulatta isolate MMU2019108-1 chromosome 14, T2T-MMU8v2.0, whole genome shotgun sequence genome encodes the following:
- the TMEM41B gene encoding transmembrane protein 41B isoform X2, whose translation MSHCALPEKSWAEAGSARMSLLILVSIFLSAAFVMFLVYKNFPQLSEEERVNMKVPRDMDDAKALGKVLSKYKDTFYVQVLVAYFATYIFLQTFAIPGSIFLSILSGFLYPFPLALFLVCLCSGLGASFCYMLSYLVGRPVVYKYLTEKAVKWSQQVDRHREHLINYIIFLRITPFLPNWFINITSPVINVPLKVFFIGTFLGVAPPSFVAIKAGTTLYQLTTAGEAVSWNSIFILMILAVLSILPAIFQKKLKQKFE comes from the exons aaaaatcCTGGGCAGAAGCTGGATCAGCAAGAATGTCACTCCTTATATTGGTGTCCATTTTCTTATCTGCagcttttgttatgtttttggtATATAAAAATTTTCCTCAGCTTAGTGA agaAGAAAGAGTGAATATGAAGGTTCCCAGAGATATGGATGATGCCAAGGCTCTAGGAAAAGTTTTATCCAAATATAAGGACACCTTTTATGTTCAAGTACTTGTAGCTTATTTTGCTACATATATTTT CTTGCAAACATTTGCTATTCCAGGCTCTATATTTCTCAGTATACTTTCAGGGTTTCTTTATCCCTTTCCACTGGccttatttcttgtttgtttg tgtTCTGGACTTGGTGCCTCTTTTTGTTATATGCTTTCCTATTTAGTTGGGAGACCAGTTGTATACAAATACCTAACAGAAAAAGCAGTAAAATGGTCACAGCAG GTTGACCGTCATAGAGAACATCTCATTAActacattatatttttgagaATAACACCATTTCTGCCTAATTGGTTTATTAATATCACATCTCCTGTGATAAATGTGCCattgaaagttttttttattgGTACTTTTCTAG gtGTTGCACCTCCTTCTTTTGTAGCCATTAAGGCAGGAACAACACTGTATCAACTTACAACAGCAGGAGAAGCTGTTTCCTGGAACTCAATATTTATTCTGATGATCTTGGCTGTGCTTTCTATTCTGCCAGCCATCTTCcaaaaaaaactaaagcagaaaTTTGAGTAA